The Oncorhynchus tshawytscha isolate Ot180627B linkage group LG02, Otsh_v2.0, whole genome shotgun sequence genome contains the following window.
ACTGTGTCATATTGGGGTCATTTATGGTCACTAATAGATTTAGTGTGATGGGACTGCAGTGGCAGTATTTACCACTCATTCCCACTTTCCTCTATACATTTCTGAATGATGTATGTATATTACAGCTTTTTGTTTACACTCTTTGAGTCTCTGTATTGCTACATAACGATGAGTATCATGTAATATTTTCTCCAATCTAATTGAACACAAAAAGGATGTTTTAAATGAGAAGGTAGGGCTAATCAAATTAAATGCAAGATTTGAACTGTTCTATTAACTGTTGTTTGTGTGCAAAGTTACACATCAAATCCACACTGTTTGCCTTTTTTGGGAATAAATTATGTAAATGTCATCACAATATTTTCCTGTCATACATTTCCCTCTTCTGTGCGGAAAAGTTTTATTCCACCATTCTgtgacaaaaacaaacacaaaacgTAATGTATCAGTAGAGCAGAGTTATCAACAGACTCCTACTCATACCCTCCCAGATGGAACCATCCCAAAAAATAATATGTAAGAACTTTATATCTGCTGTTAtatatcatttgtatttattGAATAATCTTCATCTATTGTTTTCCTGAAAAATCACTCCTAGTCAAGTATTCCATTTTAGGGATTTCTGAGGCCTTAAAACATCCCCAGTCGCACATTAGTTCTCATGGTCAATTCTTAGTGCCCACTAGAGCTGTCTTGTAACACCCACTAGAGGGCAGCACAGACTCAGAAGTCTATTTGATACGTGGTATGAAAAATATTATCAAGAGCTGCACTGGTCTCTTTCATTTAGATCAGAGCAGTATTGGCTATTCTTCTTGCACCGTCAAGTCATAACCCCTCGCTTAACACATTGTCTCCTCATCTACTGCTTGTATGAAACTCACAGAGCAATAAGACACCTATAAACAGACAGAAGGGGATTGATGGTGTGCAACTAGTGCATAGTACACAGGTCACAGGCCTACATCAACAACCCACCACATCTACAACCTCCTGCTACCCTCAATCTGGTCATATCCATCTTCAGACCCTTCCTCAATTCCCCCTCACATCCTCTCTACAGGTATTCTACTATTCTCTCTGAGATCTCCCctagctgtttctctctgcaTGTCCATAATGTGGGCGTAGTGAGAGGAGTGATTTAGTCAGAGGAAACTGGAGGGAACAGTACAAACACCATCTGTTGTCACATGTTAAGAGTCAAGGTGGCATGTTGTATGATATTACCCCAGTTCCTTCACTAGTGAAACACTGATTGATGATGTGTAATGTGGTAATATAGTGGAATAACATTTTTATTCTCGCTCACTCTGATATAGTgtgcacacatgcactcactcactcactcactcactcactcactcactcactcactcactcactcacgcacacacaaacacagacgtagagcagagcagacaggacagaggggGGGGTATAAGCTGACAGGATCTGTGCTCTCTGTATGGCTGATTAGACTCAGGGGAGTGGGCTCTGCTGCACAGTGTGAGTCTGAGCTGTGAGCTCCATGCTAAGATACTGCTTATATTCTGCTGAAGCACATTAGAAGTGAAGTGGAACCGTGTCCTCACGGAAAAATAACCAGAGCCAAGTGATCAGAGGTCAAACAGAGGTATAGTAACAGGTCATGGGCTGCGCAATATAATTTCTACTGAGAAATTACTAAAACAGTTGAAATAAATATGCAACAACTGATTGAGAGACATTTatattaaacaaacaaaaatgttatttatttaaacttcTTCCTCATATACAACATTTTGCATGTTAAAATCACAACAAATGTAAGTGTTCAGCAACAGATTTGAGCAAATAAGAAATAAATAATTGAAGAGTAAATAAAAAAAGCTACTACTGTACCTAGTTATGTTATCAGACATTCACATTTCTAGTTTTACAGCACATTAATCAGCAAACTAATTACAAAAAAAAGAGTTTAAAATGATAGTTGATTCAACATTACCGTACAATCGCTAGAGTTATTCAGTAGACAGTATACGAAGTCTAATCCCCATAGTCAGCTTTTAATTGAAGTCCATACAAACTCATTTACATTTCAGTGCACAACAGATGACCTGATTTACAAAAGGAGAGAATAAGCACTGCAATCCCTAACATTGCCAGGGGAACCTTTACCTAGACTAATAGTACCTGTTGCTGCATCAGCAACAAGACAAAAAGCTGTGCTATCAAAAACGCATCACAGAAATAAAATGCAGCAACTAAGACAATCTGGAAGCTAGACACAGCTGCCATCTTGGAATAGTCCAAACgataaaagagaaaaagagagagtcaaACAAAGGCGATACGCTATACTAATACAAATCCTGTCCTTTATCCCTCTGCCATGTGTTAGCAAAgcagaaaaatacaaaaacaaatgttttatgaCTTTTATATGACTTTTGCACCAAAATGGcaaaagtgtgtctgtgtgtgctggtgGAGGGGTGGCCTGGGCCAGGCCTGCTTCACCACATGTAGTAGCTGCGTGTGGTGTCCACGGGGGAGGGCTTGCTCTCTGTACCGCCCTCCTTGTCCTTCTCACTTTCTGCCTCCCATAGGTTGATGAGGGGCGGGTAGAGCTcattgagggggatggaggaggtctTCTGCATGTACTTCTTCAGGGAGTGGTGGTAGTTCTTCCTCTTCCAGCGCCGGGCCACATACACCCCCACAGTAGCCAGGCTGAGGAAGGCCAGCATGGTGGCCATGACGGCTAACAGGGCCGCACTAGGTCTCTGGTCCAACACGTCCAGGGTGAAGGTGACGCTGCGCGTGGTCACGTTGACGCACGACTTGTGGGTCTGCAGGTGAATGTTGGAAACAGTGAGGCACACCTCGTACTCGGTGGCCGGCTGCAGGTGGGTCAGGTTGTACTCGTGCACGTCGACGGGCACGCGTGCAGTGTAGGTGATGTGGGGGTTGTCAATCTTCATGGTGGCCGATGCCCACTTGAGGTTGGAGGTCATGACGTTGGAGTTGATCTTCCAGGAGACCAGAATGGAGTGGGACTCGGTCTGCTTGACGTAGATCTTCATCACCTCGGCACTGTCCAGCAGGGTGCCATTGACGCGGATGGTGGTGACGCGTGTGTCGGCGCCCTCTGTGTTCTGGGCTATGCAGGTGTAGCGACCGGAGTCCTCCACCTGGACGTGGGACAGTCGCAGGGTGCCCTCACTGCTCAGGTGGTACCGCTCCGACACCGTGTCCACTGTTATCTTGCTCCCCATAGGAGACACCCAGTATATCTCTGGCTCGGGCTCAGCAATAGCCCTGCAGTCCAGGCTGACACTCATGCCCAGCTCAAGGCTCAGGTGGCTGGGGAAGGTGTCGTGGGAGATGAAGGGCAGGCACTGCTCTGGGGAGTCCGGCAGCTTCACCTCTCTGACCCGCTGGCCCCGGAGCTCGGGCGGCGAGGTACACAGCATAGCCAGGGGCTCCATGAAGCGCACGCTGGTCCTGTTGGAGCTCATCCACTGGATGACACAGTCGCAGCGTAGTGGGTTGCTGTGCAGGCTGATCTCGCGGAGGTTGGGCAGCGCCTCAACGGTGTGCTGGTAGACAGAGTTGAGGGCATTGTTGTTTAGCATCAGGCTCTCCAGGGAGGACACGTCCCTGAAGGCCGTCCGGTGCACGTAGGACAACTTGGGGTTGTTAGTGGCCTCCAGCTTGGTCAGCTCAGGCAGGTTGTCCAGGGCGTAACAGTCGATGGATACCAGGTCAGCCATGTTGTTGATACCAAGCTCCTTCAGACGCAGCATGTTCCTGAAGTCTCCCTCATGGATCTTGTGCACTGGGTTCTTGTTCAGGTCCAGGAATTTCAGGTTGGGCACTTTCTGCAGGGCCAGCTGGGGCACCCGGACCAGCTTGTTGTCGTAGAAGGATAGGCTCTCCAGGTTATCCAGGCCCACCAGAGCATTCCCAGGAATGTCGGTGAGGTCCATGCAGGCCAGGACCAGGCTCCTCAGGCTCCCCAGTGGCTTGAAGTTCATGTCCAGGATGCCAATGACAGGGTTCTCTCCGATCATCAGGATCTCCAGGTTGGGCGTTGCCTCGAACCAGCGGTTGTCGATAACCCGGAGCCTGTTGGAGTTGAGGTGGAGGCGCAGCAGGCTATGCAGACCGGAGAAAGCCCCGGGGGCGATGGTGCTGATCTGGTTGTGGTTGATGTAGAGCTCCTGTAGGTTGCTGAGGTCCTGCAGACAGTGGTCAGGCAGCTGGCTAATCTGGTTCTCCTCCAGGTGAAGGGTGGTAAGCTGGTTCATGTTGGCCAGGCCCACAGCCTCCATTGTGCTGAAGTTGTTCTGGGACAGGTCCAGCTCCGTCAGGTTGAACAGGGCCTCTAGCTCCCCGCTGGTGTGGGCGATGGAGTTGCTCTGGAGCAGCagcacctgggtgtcagaagacAGGTTGGAGGGGATGTGTGTCAGCCGCAGGTCGTTGCAGTCCACCGTGGCCGCCTCCCTGTAGGTGGACTGGGGGGTGAACCAGGGgcgcacctcacacacacacagccgcggGCACTCCCCGCCCTGCACCAGGGGCAACAGCAGCCCCACACACAGCCATGCCAGCGGGGGCCAGAGAAGGGGGCTTGGAGCCATgttgtctgctctctgtctggtcaCACTGAACTTAGAGGAGAGGCAGGGTTCCCGAGGACAGCCTGGAGGATAGGTGTGGGGTCATGGGCATCGGTGTCCTCCCTGCTTGTAGTGGGTTTTTTCTAGAGCTGCAGTCCATCCACAGTTAGTGTGAGAGTGCGAGCAGTCCGCGATGattgcaagtgtgtgtgcgtttcaGAAGGGGGCCAGGGGATGTTCAGGGttgtcctcttcctccactcaCGTATTTTTCTCTCTTCTCACAATTCTGCTGAATAAGTCTGCAACACACAAAAACCAAGAGAGGTATTAGAAGTCTGCAACAATGGTGAATGCATTACATTGTTCCATTATCATCCCAGAAACAGATGGTGATTTAGATAaagaatagatatagagggagagggagactgcgAGATAGAGGCAGGCGGTGAGGGATTGAGAGTTCCCGGTGAGAGATAAAAGCCATAAAACATATCAGACAGTGAGTTGCATTTCATTAAACACAGCTGATATTGACAAGgcttcccagctagcacataacattctgagaacctcTTACATCTAGGTGAGAGcctggttgtcctatggttattttgcatacaatcttcccacaactttctgagAATGGTACaagatagttgcttggctttggaacatccTTAGCCCATTTAGTGACTTTTCAAAAAACGTtgttttcttggtatttcattacttcaTTAAGAAACAGAATGTTtcttaaaagttcaaacatggttacattgaAAATAAATGTAGGTTATGTTCCAGGAATGTTtgccaactggtttgacattgggaatgttctcaaatagttcagagaccattaagaaacaatgttcttctgtgggaacTGTATTATTTCAGCACGTTTCCTCATGGGTCTATtcaaagtcatgttctcaaattggaCGTTAAGAAAACATtacataaaaaccacaagaaaacttcAGTTATGTTcagagaatgttatttaaaaacatataccattctcagcatcaacaaaactctttCTGTTATCGTGTTAAAGATGCACCATGCAAAaattgctccgccatttcctggttgctaaagtTCTATATAAATTTTTGTCACATAAATTTCAGTTAATGTGACAAAAccagcaagtatagtgtagagaatccttgtaccatctaaaccactgtgaaatatagaTTTTTTCATTACCAAAAATATtgcattttcagctgtttgaagctggtgtacaaaatcgAAAGAAAAAGATGCAAAAATTAAACATAAGAACGGCAAACATATAAATAACATACATAGAAGAGATTTGACTGTTTTCACTAGCTGGCCTCCGCCCAGTCCTCTGAACCTTACACTGAACCCAAACGCGCGAGTATGCataaattgattttgtccccctacaccaaacgtgaTCACTACACGCAGGttaaacaaactctgaaccaattacattaatttgggaacaggtcgaaaagcattaagcATTTATGGCAATTtcgctagttagcttgcacttgctagctaatttgtcctatttagctagcttgctgttgatagctaatttgtcctagtatataaacattgagttgttattttacctgaaatgcacaaggtcctctactcagacaattaatccacacataaaatggtcaactgAATTGTTtctactcatctctcctccccccaggctttttcatctttgaacttatatggtgattggcatctaaacatTCATAGTATTACTACACCAACCGGCAACACaatttgtctttcaatcacccacgtgggtataaccaatgaggagacggcacctgggtacctgcttctataaaccaatgaggagatgggagaggcaggactt
Protein-coding sequences here:
- the LOC112216845 gene encoding leucine-rich repeat neuronal protein 1-like yields the protein MAPSPLLWPPLAWLCVGLLLPLVQGGECPRLCVCEVRPWFTPQSTYREAATVDCNDLRLTHIPSNLSSDTQVLLLQSNSIAHTSGELEALFNLTELDLSQNNFSTMEAVGLANMNQLTTLHLEENQISQLPDHCLQDLSNLQELYINHNQISTIAPGAFSGLHSLLRLHLNSNRLRVIDNRWFEATPNLEILMIGENPVIGILDMNFKPLGSLRSLVLACMDLTDIPGNALVGLDNLESLSFYDNKLVRVPQLALQKVPNLKFLDLNKNPVHKIHEGDFRNMLRLKELGINNMADLVSIDCYALDNLPELTKLEATNNPKLSYVHRTAFRDVSSLESLMLNNNALNSVYQHTVEALPNLREISLHSNPLRCDCVIQWMSSNRTSVRFMEPLAMLCTSPPELRGQRVREVKLPDSPEQCLPFISHDTFPSHLSLELGMSVSLDCRAIAEPEPEIYWVSPMGSKITVDTVSERYHLSSEGTLRLSHVQVEDSGRYTCIAQNTEGADTRVTTIRVNGTLLDSAEVMKIYVKQTESHSILVSWKINSNVMTSNLKWASATMKIDNPHITYTARVPVDVHEYNLTHLQPATEYEVCLTVSNIHLQTHKSCVNVTTRSVTFTLDVLDQRPSAALLAVMATMLAFLSLATVGVYVARRWKRKNYHHSLKKYMQKTSSIPLNELYPPLINLWEAESEKDKEGGTESKPSPVDTTRSYYMW